The proteins below come from a single Asanoa ferruginea genomic window:
- the eccD gene encoding type VII secretion integral membrane protein EccD, protein MTIVAPKTRVDLALPSDVPLADVLPTLLRFAGDRLADEPDGRYGWSLARLAGPALDIAQSPAQLEIRDGELLYLRPRGGEEPEPVFDDVVDAIATATRMRPGRWSTATSKAFGLGLGVTALVGGAVALALTGPPRGAAPYIALVLALILLATAAVAARGFGDHRNGLLLAIVSMVYAAVGGLTLFAPDRGLGKLAAPDLLVGAAAVLFVAAVAGSVAVAAYGQVFLAASAGALGLGVAAVICMVFGSTPAGAASVVLALALVLVPAMPMMSYRMAGLPVPTVPSGTEDLRTDTETVDGARVLRLAERADDLLAGMLGAVGLIAAGASIALISTGGAAGYALCGVLGLFLFMRARWFISTAQRVPLLGAGVVALGALAVGGFVTTSMVGRLTLVVAGLLVVAAISVGAGLGAGRRRSPMLGRTVDILEILLILGILPLVVWVSGLYGWIRAIREG, encoded by the coding sequence GTGACGATCGTCGCGCCCAAGACCCGGGTCGACCTTGCCCTACCGTCCGACGTGCCGCTCGCCGACGTGCTGCCGACGTTGCTGCGGTTCGCCGGTGACCGGCTCGCCGACGAGCCCGACGGCCGCTACGGCTGGTCGCTGGCGCGACTGGCGGGTCCGGCACTCGACATCGCACAGTCGCCCGCCCAGCTCGAGATCCGTGACGGCGAGTTGCTCTACCTGCGCCCGCGCGGCGGCGAAGAGCCCGAGCCGGTCTTCGATGACGTGGTCGACGCGATCGCCACCGCGACCCGGATGCGCCCTGGCCGCTGGTCAACCGCGACCAGCAAGGCCTTCGGGCTCGGGCTCGGCGTCACCGCGCTGGTCGGAGGCGCCGTCGCCCTCGCGCTGACCGGCCCACCGCGCGGCGCTGCTCCGTACATCGCGCTGGTCCTCGCTTTGATTCTGCTGGCCACCGCGGCGGTCGCCGCCCGCGGCTTCGGCGACCACCGCAATGGGTTGCTGTTGGCGATCGTGTCCATGGTGTACGCCGCCGTCGGCGGACTGACCCTCTTCGCACCCGACCGCGGTCTTGGCAAGCTCGCCGCTCCCGACCTGCTGGTCGGTGCCGCCGCCGTGCTGTTCGTCGCCGCGGTCGCCGGCAGCGTCGCGGTCGCGGCCTACGGCCAGGTGTTCCTCGCCGCCAGCGCCGGTGCTCTCGGGCTCGGCGTCGCGGCCGTCATCTGCATGGTCTTCGGCAGCACGCCGGCCGGCGCGGCCTCGGTCGTGCTCGCGCTCGCCCTGGTGCTGGTGCCAGCGATGCCGATGATGTCCTACCGGATGGCCGGGCTGCCGGTGCCGACCGTGCCATCCGGCACCGAAGACCTGCGCACCGACACCGAGACGGTCGACGGGGCCCGGGTGCTGCGCCTCGCCGAGCGCGCCGACGACCTGCTCGCCGGGATGCTGGGCGCGGTGGGCCTGATCGCGGCCGGTGCTTCCATCGCGCTGATCAGCACCGGAGGGGCCGCGGGGTACGCGCTGTGCGGCGTGCTCGGCCTGTTCCTGTTCATGCGGGCGCGCTGGTTCATCTCGACCGCGCAACGGGTGCCGTTGCTCGGTGCCGGTGTGGTCGCGCTCGGGGCGCTGGCCGTCGGCGGCTTCGTGACCACGAGCATGGTCGGCCGGCTCACCCTGGTCGTCGCCGGGCTGCTGGTGGTGGCCGCGATCAGCGTCGGCGCCGGGCTCGGCGCGGGCCGACGCCGCTCGCCGATGCTCGGCCGCACCGTCGACATCCTGGAGATCCTGCTGATCCTCGGCATCCTGCCGCTGGTCGTGTGGGTGAGCGGCCTCTACGGCTGGATCCGGGCGATCCGCGAGGGCTAG
- the eccE gene encoding type VII secretion protein EccE — protein MRTAVWRLVVAEVAIVAIALAAFSGSPIGLGAAAAAAVVVGGFVYARRDGRWWTDNARTRRRWRRRRRTGHVLQSHSINGYDDRGTSVGVGCDEGGWYAAVAVAPALGVSGTRGVAVPVTRLAELLDDATLPLSGLQVVSWAAPSPHHLLPSQVPSVASYHQLAADLLPPGPAPIDQRDWVAVRLDVTDAAVAAHRRGGGVDGVHRAVAAAVGRVSKALNSAGIVTEILGPQQLAAAVRLCAGVEAMPQDAGAPAEDWTTFYAGGLHHLAFEVHGLPPREAPLSSLLRSPAAQVVLSVEMRPTIARRDDARVSAQPSGGPVLARTVVRMAAPAARLPEAARTLAGRAGHLGLKLRRLDGLQGPAAYATAPTGGGPW, from the coding sequence ATGCGAACGGCTGTGTGGCGACTGGTTGTCGCCGAGGTCGCGATTGTCGCCATCGCTCTGGCCGCGTTCAGCGGTTCGCCCATCGGGCTCGGCGCCGCCGCCGCGGCGGCCGTCGTCGTGGGCGGGTTCGTCTACGCGCGCCGCGACGGTCGATGGTGGACAGACAATGCCCGCACCCGCCGGCGTTGGCGCCGTCGTCGCCGCACCGGGCACGTGCTCCAGAGCCATTCCATCAACGGGTACGACGACCGCGGCACCAGCGTCGGCGTCGGCTGTGACGAGGGCGGTTGGTACGCCGCCGTAGCGGTCGCGCCCGCCCTCGGCGTCTCCGGCACCCGGGGCGTCGCGGTCCCGGTCACCCGCCTCGCGGAGCTGCTCGATGACGCCACCCTGCCGCTCAGCGGGCTACAGGTGGTGAGCTGGGCCGCCCCGTCGCCACACCATCTGTTGCCCAGCCAGGTCCCCAGCGTCGCGTCCTACCACCAGCTCGCCGCCGACCTGCTCCCACCGGGCCCGGCACCGATCGACCAGCGCGACTGGGTCGCCGTCCGCCTCGACGTGACCGACGCGGCCGTCGCCGCGCACCGGCGCGGCGGTGGTGTCGACGGCGTGCACCGCGCGGTCGCGGCGGCCGTCGGCCGGGTCAGCAAGGCGCTCAACAGCGCCGGCATCGTGACCGAGATCCTCGGCCCGCAGCAGCTCGCGGCCGCCGTGCGGCTCTGCGCGGGCGTCGAGGCGATGCCGCAGGACGCGGGCGCCCCGGCCGAAGACTGGACCACGTTCTACGCCGGCGGCCTGCACCATCTGGCGTTCGAGGTGCACGGCCTGCCACCGCGCGAGGCGCCGCTGTCGTCGTTGCTGCGTTCACCGGCCGCCCAGGTCGTGCTTTCCGTCGAGATGCGCCCCACGATCGCCCGGCGCGACGACGCCCGGGTGTCGGCGCAGCCCAGCGGCGGTCCGGTCCTGGCCCGCACCGTGGTGCGGATGGCGGCACCCGCGGCCCGGCTGCCAGAAGCGGCCCGCACCCTGGCCGGCCGCGCCGGCCACCTCGGCCTCAAGCTCCGCCGGCTCGACGGCTTGCAGGGCCCAGCCGCCTACGCCACCGCGCCGACCGGCGGTGGCCCGTGGTGA
- the eccB gene encoding type VII secretion protein EccB, translating to MRSRQEQVQAHRFITRRIISGLLTGEPETNDLPMRRFGLALFGSIMVAAIVFAIVGVIGLINPGGGKPTTGELIIMRETGARYVLVENTLHPVLNWTSALLYSGAEAPASRQMSRDSLSAYSVGEPIGIPGAPDPPPDRASLLRLPWSVCSLPPPNNSAGATKTMVFVGREPAGGEPVGADAALLVTTPEDASGPAATYVVFGDRRYEINDETALTALELAAVTPVTVGKALLNGITSGPPLKQPPIPDKGQTSDKRVGGEEGKNGKVYKNGQQRYVLTNGGLVTIGSVSAKLLLADDPKEIEISAADAAEALIRNTTVEPKGFPHDLPEIPATQAADPMLCAVHNGSDGDVSAQVHRYPGGPGPLPDGGSPAGGAGPDGVGVADRVIVPSGKGALVRVEPAPGVQSDTTVYLITDQGYKFPLRSEGQADAVVALGYGGVEPLPVPSNLLALVPNGPLLDPVAARNFVRPSG from the coding sequence ATGCGCAGCCGTCAGGAGCAGGTGCAGGCGCACCGCTTCATCACCCGGCGGATCATCTCCGGCCTGCTCACCGGCGAGCCGGAGACCAACGATCTGCCCATGCGGCGGTTCGGGTTGGCGCTGTTCGGCAGCATCATGGTGGCCGCGATCGTGTTCGCGATCGTCGGCGTGATCGGTCTGATCAACCCCGGTGGCGGCAAGCCGACAACCGGCGAGCTGATCATCATGCGCGAGACCGGCGCCCGCTACGTGCTCGTCGAGAACACGCTGCACCCGGTGCTCAACTGGACTTCCGCGCTGCTCTACTCGGGTGCCGAGGCGCCGGCCAGCCGGCAGATGTCGCGCGACTCGCTGTCGGCCTATTCGGTGGGTGAGCCGATCGGCATCCCCGGCGCGCCCGACCCACCGCCCGACCGCGCCTCTCTGCTCCGCCTGCCGTGGAGTGTCTGCAGCCTGCCACCGCCCAACAACAGTGCCGGCGCGACGAAGACCATGGTGTTCGTCGGTCGCGAACCGGCCGGCGGCGAGCCGGTCGGCGCCGACGCGGCATTGCTGGTCACCACGCCGGAAGACGCGAGCGGTCCCGCTGCGACCTATGTGGTCTTCGGCGACCGTCGCTACGAGATCAACGACGAGACCGCGCTCACCGCGCTGGAGCTTGCCGCCGTCACTCCGGTGACGGTCGGGAAGGCCCTGCTCAACGGCATTACCAGCGGCCCTCCACTGAAGCAGCCACCGATCCCCGACAAGGGGCAGACCAGCGACAAACGCGTTGGCGGCGAAGAAGGCAAGAACGGCAAGGTCTACAAAAACGGGCAGCAGCGGTACGTGCTGACGAACGGCGGACTGGTGACCATCGGTTCCGTGTCGGCCAAGCTGCTGCTCGCCGACGATCCCAAGGAGATCGAGATCTCCGCGGCCGACGCGGCCGAGGCGCTGATTCGCAACACCACGGTCGAGCCGAAGGGTTTCCCGCACGACCTGCCGGAGATCCCGGCGACGCAGGCCGCCGACCCGATGCTGTGCGCGGTGCACAACGGCAGCGACGGCGACGTCTCCGCGCAGGTGCACCGCTATCCGGGCGGGCCGGGCCCGCTTCCCGACGGCGGCAGCCCCGCGGGTGGTGCCGGGCCCGACGGCGTCGGGGTGGCCGACCGGGTGATCGTGCCGAGCGGCAAGGGTGCGCTGGTCCGGGTCGAGCCGGCGCCGGGTGTGCAGTCCGACACGACGGTCTATCTGATCACCGATCAGGGCTACAAGTTCCCGTTGCGCAGTGAGGGACAGGCTGACGCGGTGGTCGCGCTCGGGTATGGCGGTGTCGAGCCGCTGCCGGTGCCGTCGAACCTGCTCGCGCTGGTGCCGAATGGGCCGTTGCTCGACCCGGTTGCCGCGCGGAATTTCGTTCGGCCGAGCGGCTGA
- a CDS encoding ATP-dependent DNA ligase, with the protein MQLPVMPPVQPMLAKSVAEIPDDRFYEPKWDGFRSIVFRDGDEVEIGSRNERPMTRYFPEIVAAVRESLPERCVVDGEIVIASTDTQGLDFGALQLRLHPAASRVNLLAERTPASFIAFDLLALGDDDFTGRPFRERRAALERALRDARPPVHLTPITTDQRVARQWFDLFEGAGLDGLIAKSGLETYQPNKRVMAKIKHERTADCVVAGYRPHKTEPEAIGSLLLGLYDDPANSVLPAAYREYSGGSNLSSVGVIGAFPMARRKELFVELQPLVTDFASHPWNWAAAFENVAENRREASRWNPEKDLSFVPLRPERVVEVRYDHLEGHRFRHTAQFVRWRPDRDPESCGYDQLDQPVRFDVADVLAGRIAPEA; encoded by the coding sequence GTGCAGTTGCCCGTCATGCCGCCGGTGCAGCCGATGTTGGCCAAGTCGGTTGCTGAGATTCCTGATGATCGGTTCTATGAGCCCAAGTGGGATGGGTTCCGGTCGATCGTGTTCCGCGACGGTGACGAGGTCGAGATCGGCAGTCGCAATGAGCGGCCGATGACCCGCTATTTTCCGGAGATCGTCGCGGCGGTGCGGGAGAGCCTGCCCGAACGGTGCGTCGTCGACGGCGAGATCGTCATCGCCAGCACCGACACGCAGGGGCTCGACTTCGGCGCCTTGCAGCTTCGGCTGCATCCGGCCGCGAGTCGGGTCAATCTGTTGGCGGAGCGTACCCCGGCTAGTTTCATCGCCTTTGATCTGTTGGCTTTGGGCGACGACGACTTCACCGGGCGGCCGTTTCGGGAGCGGCGGGCCGCCTTGGAGCGGGCGCTTCGCGACGCGCGGCCGCCGGTGCATCTCACGCCGATCACCACCGACCAGCGGGTGGCGCGGCAGTGGTTCGACCTTTTCGAGGGTGCGGGGCTCGATGGGTTGATCGCCAAAAGTGGGTTGGAGACCTATCAGCCCAACAAGCGGGTGATGGCCAAGATCAAGCATGAGCGGACCGCTGACTGTGTGGTTGCCGGTTACCGGCCGCACAAGACGGAGCCGGAAGCTATCGGGTCGTTGCTGCTCGGGCTCTACGACGACCCGGCCAACTCGGTGCTTCCGGCGGCTTACCGGGAATACAGCGGTGGGTCCAACCTCAGCTCCGTCGGGGTGATCGGCGCGTTTCCGATGGCCCGACGCAAGGAGCTCTTCGTCGAGTTGCAGCCGCTGGTCACCGACTTCGCCAGCCATCCGTGGAACTGGGCCGCCGCGTTCGAGAACGTCGCCGAGAACCGGCGCGAAGCCAGTCGGTGGAACCCTGAGAAAGACCTGTCGTTCGTGCCGCTGCGGCCGGAGCGGGTGGTCGAGGTGAGATACGACCACCTAGAGGGGCACCGCTTCCGGCACACCGCCCAGTTTGTGCGGTGGCGGCCCGACCGCGACCCGGAATCGTGCGGATATGACCAGCTCGACCAGCCGGTTCGCTTCGATGTGGCCGATGTTCTTGCTGGCCGCATCGCACCGGAGGCGTAG
- a CDS encoding DUF998 domain-containing protein — MNKTAARAFASVSILGLLTAVVATVIGHIGLGPGYDPLKLTISDYALSNRGVTIEIAMVALALGAPALLAGLRAVGVAIRGLPAVLLSIWSVGLLVAAIIPTDPPEVTTMSTAALVHRYTSVAAFVALPIAAAVIASRFPGMGRRMVSAVRRLCVGCALGVAVLWYVAFPGGRVMMGLVERSLVSVEIAILMVLSFGILRAARAARAAQPATREPITPMPETATATAGRTAATTTTVIAGRAATTTTTSTAMRSGTTTSGDRGRTAARTTTAAGRTGATSTTAASSGRTGATDWATADRAGAAADGQRRSDRDLVGAVSGAAQRGSRDA; from the coding sequence ATGAACAAAACCGCCGCCCGCGCCTTCGCATCCGTCTCCATCCTCGGACTGCTCACCGCGGTCGTGGCGACGGTCATCGGACACATCGGACTCGGACCGGGGTACGACCCACTCAAGCTGACCATCAGCGACTACGCGCTGTCGAACCGGGGCGTGACGATCGAGATCGCCATGGTCGCTCTGGCACTCGGGGCGCCGGCCCTGCTCGCCGGGCTCCGCGCGGTCGGGGTGGCCATTCGTGGGCTGCCGGCCGTACTCCTGTCGATCTGGTCCGTTGGCCTGCTCGTTGCCGCGATCATCCCGACCGACCCGCCGGAGGTGACCACGATGTCGACCGCGGCGCTGGTTCACCGCTACACATCGGTGGCCGCGTTCGTCGCCCTGCCGATCGCCGCCGCGGTGATCGCCAGCCGGTTCCCTGGGATGGGCCGCCGGATGGTTTCCGCCGTTCGCCGGCTCTGCGTCGGGTGCGCGTTGGGCGTGGCCGTGCTCTGGTACGTCGCGTTCCCCGGCGGCCGGGTGATGATGGGCCTGGTCGAGCGCAGCCTGGTCAGCGTCGAGATCGCCATCCTGATGGTGCTCTCGTTCGGCATCCTCCGCGCCGCCCGCGCCGCCCGCGCCGCCCAGCCAGCCACCCGCGAGCCGATCACCCCCATGCCCGAGACCGCCACCGCTACCGCCGGCCGGACTGCCGCTACGACCACGACCGTCATCGCAGGCCGGGCCGCCACCACCACCACGACCTCAACCGCGATGCGGTCGGGCACCACCACGAGCGGCGACCGCGGCCGGACTGCCGCTAGGACCACGACCGCCGCCGGCCGGACCGGCGCCACCAGCACGACCGCCGCCTCCTCCGGGCGGACCGGCGCCACCGACTGGGCCACCGCGGACCGCGCCGGCGCCGCCGCGGACGGTCAGCGGCGTTCCGACCGGGACCTGGTCGGGGCGGTTAGCGGTGCCGCACAGCGGGGTAGTCGGGACGCATGA
- a CDS encoding LLM class flavin-dependent oxidoreductase, producing the protein MTSFGLELPCGAACADPRLLAELARRAEDAGWDGVFLEDYLVYNAEPDCPTADVWVALAAMAGATDTVRLGTTVTGGARHLPWELARRVSTLDQLSGGRVVLGLGVGDPNDDAYRRFGGVSDPRVRASLLDESLEILVGLFGGKRFSFAGEHFRVDDVLFQPVPVSVPLWIGGGWPGRAAVTRAARHDGFLPYRRSATNRYADAASELSAGDVAEILSRVRADRGSIEGFDLIVGGRRRRADWSAERLHVAAVAEAGATWWMEWLPPGTPDEMRAAASQAPLRP; encoded by the coding sequence GTGACGTCATTCGGACTTGAACTGCCCTGCGGCGCCGCCTGCGCCGACCCCCGCCTGTTGGCCGAGTTGGCTCGTCGCGCCGAAGACGCCGGCTGGGACGGCGTGTTCCTCGAGGACTACCTGGTCTACAACGCCGAACCGGACTGCCCGACGGCCGACGTCTGGGTAGCGCTCGCCGCGATGGCCGGCGCGACCGACACGGTCCGCCTGGGCACGACCGTCACCGGCGGCGCCCGGCACCTGCCGTGGGAACTGGCCCGCCGGGTCAGCACGCTCGACCAACTCAGCGGCGGGCGGGTCGTGCTCGGGCTCGGGGTGGGCGATCCCAACGACGACGCGTACCGCCGCTTCGGTGGGGTGTCCGATCCTCGGGTCCGGGCGAGCCTGCTCGACGAGTCGCTGGAGATCCTGGTCGGGCTGTTCGGCGGTAAGCGGTTCAGCTTCGCGGGCGAGCATTTCCGGGTCGACGACGTGCTGTTCCAGCCGGTGCCGGTGTCGGTCCCGCTCTGGATCGGTGGCGGGTGGCCGGGGCGGGCGGCGGTTACCCGGGCCGCCCGGCATGACGGGTTCCTGCCGTATCGGCGGTCGGCCACCAACCGCTACGCCGACGCCGCTTCTGAGCTTTCCGCGGGCGATGTGGCCGAGATCCTCTCGCGGGTGCGCGCCGATCGGGGTTCGATCGAGGGCTTCGACCTGATCGTCGGCGGCCGTCGGCGGCGCGCGGACTGGTCGGCGGAGCGGCTGCACGTGGCGGCGGTCGCCGAGGCCGGGGCCACCTGGTGGATGGAGTGGCTGCCGCCGGGCACGCCCGACGAGATGCGGGCGGCGGCGTCTCAGGCGCCGTTGCGGCCCTGA
- a CDS encoding cobalamin B12-binding domain-containing protein, with protein MTAVLAQTVGSVYPAYLRCLDEADENGAIDLALALLDGGVPADTVLLSLVAPAQAQVGEWWQRNEWSVAQEHAATHISERVVAAVGATVRPRPTRSRIVVACLDGEWHALPPRLVAEVLRLDGWDVTFLGASVPSAHLVSYLHRHDPRAVLLACALPMRLPQAFRAIEACRRTDVPVLVGGRGFGSDGRWARRLGVPFAGDARAASALLSAPLPSALPPALVDDTEYPALLAARVELIDLVLDRLDLSRYSPAQVDATVADLGYIVDSLAAAVYVDDGSLFAEFVSWLGEVLASRGVPLHTVGLTFDVMAERLRDFPRAHNILRANSGYSPTA; from the coding sequence GTGACCGCCGTGCTCGCGCAGACGGTCGGGAGCGTCTACCCGGCCTACCTGCGTTGTCTCGACGAGGCCGACGAGAACGGGGCGATCGACCTGGCTCTCGCGTTGCTCGACGGCGGCGTACCGGCCGACACCGTGCTGCTCTCCCTGGTCGCGCCCGCGCAGGCGCAGGTCGGCGAGTGGTGGCAGCGCAACGAGTGGAGCGTCGCCCAGGAGCACGCCGCGACCCACATCAGCGAGCGGGTCGTGGCGGCGGTGGGCGCGACCGTGCGGCCCCGGCCGACCCGTTCGCGGATCGTGGTCGCCTGTCTCGACGGCGAGTGGCACGCGTTGCCGCCGCGGCTGGTGGCCGAGGTGCTTCGGCTCGACGGCTGGGACGTGACCTTCCTCGGTGCCAGCGTGCCGTCGGCGCATCTGGTCTCCTACCTGCACCGGCACGACCCGCGGGCGGTGCTGCTCGCGTGCGCGTTGCCGATGCGGCTGCCGCAGGCTTTTCGCGCGATCGAGGCCTGCCGGCGGACCGACGTGCCGGTGCTGGTCGGCGGCCGGGGCTTCGGCTCCGACGGGCGCTGGGCACGGCGGCTCGGTGTGCCGTTCGCCGGGGACGCCCGGGCCGCGTCGGCGCTTCTCTCGGCACCCCTCCCGTCGGCTTTGCCGCCTGCGCTGGTCGACGACACCGAATATCCGGCCCTCCTCGCGGCCCGGGTCGAGCTGATCGATCTCGTGCTCGACCGGCTCGACTTGAGTCGCTATTCGCCCGCGCAGGTCGACGCGACGGTCGCCGACCTGGGCTACATCGTCGACTCGCTGGCCGCGGCGGTCTACGTCGACGACGGGTCGTTGTTCGCCGAGTTCGTGAGCTGGCTGGGCGAGGTGCTGGCCAGCCGGGGCGTGCCGCTGCACACCGTCGGCCTGACCTTCGACGTGATGGCCGAGCGGCTGCGCGACTTTCCCCGGGCCCACAACATCCTGCGCGCGAATTCTGGGTATAGCCCGACGGCGTGA
- a CDS encoding PP2C family protein-serine/threonine phosphatase translates to MIRELSTNVNTADVAGAGSGGRRVTAAAAPDAPAIPRPSVVGGSEPAPLLDHFREGVVVTDQAGVIREFSEPALRLMPGLAVGRTLAGCGAPALTDGDLTIGDRRVRSRRVDLTVAGVTSIAWYVEDVTDAIARSDALLAERGRARFLAAASQQLGNPLHEDRAARAAVRLAVPTLGEIAVVVLSPRRGRARWWRATGADPAMVDGGVLTGDELPPAVEQALAGNEPSEADWLADQLAEAGWLGDRDRRAVSARVVSLPGSASATGALVVVRDTDPDQHDMQLLRGFAARAGAALDAAVLYRDQAEVAETLQASLAPTEPPAVGGVQWGAAYRPAQSSLRIGGDFYGAHQMPDGGALFYLGDVSGKGVDAAVFTGQIRQGIQALRRIEADPARLLSLLNDAVLETSRSHGQGRFATMVLGRAHSTHSGGLSLTLASGGHLPPIVLRSDGSVETVDLRGMLIGVVPDPRIATVTVQLAPGETCVLFSDGVTEARGGVRGDQFGAARLVDALTGCQRMPAPAVAERVEQVIGDWLGGRNHDDIAVLAVRAVPSGLTARHLHAVPS, encoded by the coding sequence ATGATCAGGGAGTTGTCGACGAACGTGAATACCGCCGACGTCGCCGGAGCGGGGTCGGGCGGCCGCCGGGTCACGGCGGCAGCGGCGCCCGACGCGCCCGCGATCCCTCGGCCCTCGGTCGTCGGGGGCTCCGAGCCGGCTCCGTTGCTCGACCATTTCCGCGAGGGCGTCGTGGTCACCGACCAGGCCGGCGTGATCCGCGAGTTCAGCGAACCCGCGCTGCGGCTGATGCCCGGCCTCGCGGTCGGCCGCACCCTCGCCGGTTGCGGCGCGCCGGCGCTGACCGACGGCGACCTGACGATCGGCGACCGGCGGGTGCGCTCCCGCCGCGTCGACCTCACGGTCGCCGGGGTGACGAGCATTGCCTGGTACGTCGAAGACGTCACCGACGCCATCGCGCGCTCCGACGCCCTGCTCGCCGAGCGTGGCCGGGCCCGCTTCCTCGCGGCGGCGAGCCAGCAGTTGGGCAACCCGCTGCACGAAGACCGGGCGGCACGGGCGGCAGTCCGGCTGGCCGTACCCACGCTGGGTGAAATCGCTGTTGTCGTGCTGTCGCCGCGCCGTGGCCGGGCCCGCTGGTGGCGGGCCACCGGCGCCGACCCGGCGATGGTCGACGGCGGTGTGCTGACCGGCGACGAGTTGCCGCCCGCGGTCGAGCAGGCGCTGGCCGGCAACGAACCGTCGGAGGCCGACTGGCTCGCCGACCAACTCGCCGAGGCCGGCTGGCTCGGCGACCGCGATCGCCGCGCGGTGTCGGCCCGGGTGGTGTCGCTGCCCGGCAGCGCGTCGGCGACCGGTGCGCTGGTGGTCGTCCGCGACACCGACCCGGACCAGCACGACATGCAGCTGCTGCGCGGCTTCGCGGCCCGCGCCGGTGCCGCGCTCGACGCCGCGGTGCTCTACCGAGACCAGGCCGAGGTGGCCGAGACGCTTCAGGCGAGCCTGGCGCCGACCGAGCCGCCGGCCGTCGGCGGCGTGCAGTGGGGCGCCGCCTACCGCCCCGCGCAAAGCTCACTGCGGATCGGCGGCGACTTCTACGGCGCCCACCAGATGCCCGACGGCGGCGCGCTGTTCTACCTCGGCGACGTCTCCGGCAAGGGCGTCGACGCCGCTGTGTTCACCGGGCAGATCCGGCAGGGGATCCAGGCGCTGCGGCGCATCGAGGCTGACCCGGCGCGGCTGCTCAGCCTGCTCAACGATGCCGTGCTGGAGACCAGCCGTTCCCACGGACAAGGTCGATTCGCGACCATGGTGCTCGGCCGCGCCCACTCGACCCACAGCGGTGGCCTGTCGCTCACCCTGGCCAGCGGCGGGCACCTGCCGCCGATCGTGCTGCGCTCCGACGGCTCGGTGGAGACGGTCGACCTGCGCGGCATGCTGATCGGGGTGGTGCCCGATCCACGGATCGCCACGGTCACCGTCCAACTCGCGCCGGGGGAGACCTGCGTGCTGTTCAGCGATGGGGTGACCGAGGCGCGCGGCGGCGTCCGGGGCGACCAGTTCGGAGCGGCCCGGCTCGTCGACGCTCTCACCGGCTGCCAGCGGATGCCGGCGCCGGCGGTCGCCGAGCGGGTCGAGCAGGTGATCGGTGACTGGCTCGGTGGCCGCAACCACGACGACATCGCGGTCCTGGCCGTGCGCGCGGTTCCTTCCGGTTTGACCGCCCGGCATCTCCATGCGGTGCCGTCGTGA
- a CDS encoding STAS domain-containing protein: MSQLTPLRVDVEDGVDGPVVTVRGDLDFPCADVLRIALASALDKTPARLTLDVERLTFIDSTGLAALVHAWRRGHEAGIPVTLRAVPPFLASILEITGIGELFTRPAAGTREAATA; encoded by the coding sequence GTGAGTCAGCTGACACCGCTGCGGGTCGATGTCGAAGACGGCGTCGACGGCCCAGTGGTCACCGTGCGTGGCGATCTCGACTTCCCGTGTGCCGACGTGTTGCGCATCGCGCTGGCCAGCGCGCTCGACAAAACACCGGCCCGGCTGACCCTCGACGTCGAGCGGCTGACCTTCATCGACAGCACCGGCCTGGCCGCGCTGGTCCACGCCTGGCGGCGCGGCCACGAGGCGGGCATCCCGGTCACCCTGCGGGCGGTCCCGCCCTTCCTCGCCTCGATCCTGGAGATCACCGGGATCGGCGAGCTGTTCACGCGTCCAGCCGCCGGGACAAGGGAAGCTGCCACGGCCTGA
- a CDS encoding TetR/AcrR family transcriptional regulator produces the protein MTSSATTGGRARPLPPEERRAALVEATLPLVVQHGTKVTTKQIAEAAGVAEGTIFRVFPDKETLVREAIATVLDPLPTVAALNAIDLDLPIRERMVQAAEIMRKRMETAFAVMSALRMDGPQHHKPEERPSHQPMLDAMERLVAPDEDKFRLPAPEVARMLRLLTFAGTHRIITDNHPLTTEEVVSVLLDGVLRRPETGDHVSNPGESC, from the coding sequence ATGACGTCCAGCGCCACCACCGGGGGTCGGGCCCGGCCCCTTCCACCCGAAGAGCGCCGCGCCGCCCTGGTCGAGGCGACGCTGCCGCTTGTTGTCCAACACGGCACCAAGGTCACGACGAAACAGATCGCCGAGGCCGCCGGTGTCGCCGAGGGCACGATCTTCCGCGTCTTCCCTGACAAGGAGACGCTGGTCCGCGAGGCCATCGCCACCGTCCTCGACCCGCTGCCGACCGTGGCCGCGCTCAACGCGATCGACCTGGACCTGCCGATTCGCGAGCGGATGGTGCAGGCGGCCGAGATCATGCGCAAGCGGATGGAGACCGCCTTCGCGGTGATGTCAGCGCTGCGGATGGACGGCCCGCAACACCACAAGCCGGAGGAGCGGCCGAGCCACCAGCCGATGCTGGACGCGATGGAGCGGCTGGTCGCACCCGACGAAGACAAGTTCCGGCTGCCGGCCCCCGAGGTCGCGCGGATGCTCCGGCTGCTCACCTTTGCCGGCACCCACCGGATCATCACCGACAACCACCCACTCACCACCGAAGAGGTCGTCTCGGTCCTCCTCGACGGCGTGCTGCGCCGCCCGGAGACCGGTGACCACGTGAGCAACCCGGGGGAAAGTTGCTGA